In one Bacteroides intestinalis DSM 17393 genomic region, the following are encoded:
- a CDS encoding RagB/SusD family nutrient uptake outer membrane protein has protein sequence MKKITNLLYVLAVLTLVSCNDFLDKSPKYAVDPETTVTDDVAVALTNACYKALQSSNLYNQRMWSLDIVAGNSLVGAGGGTDGLETIQASNFITQSDNGMALYMWRSPWVGIGQCNIVLTSLPQAEAVSESIKNRCMGEAYFLRAHYYYILARLYGGVPLRLEPYNPGGSTAIARTTLDQTYEQIISDCKNAVDLLPAKAEYNEEEKGRACKDAALAMLADIYLTLAPNHTSYYEDVVELCNEITNLGYDLSICKYENNFDATINNGPESLFEVQYSGSTEYDFWGTDGQSSWLSTFMGPRNSDFVAGSYGWNQPTEEFVSQYEEGDKRKDLTILYAGCPDFDGKTYKSSYSNTGYNVRKFLVSKTISPEYNTNPNNFVVYRYADVLLKKAEALNEMGQPGQAAASLNIVRKRAGLPEVSGLSQEAMREKIIHERRMELAFEGHRWFDMIRINNGEYAIRFLQSIGKNSVNKNRLLFPIPQTEMDANILMTQNPGY, from the coding sequence ATGAAAAAGATAACAAACTTACTATACGTGCTGGCTGTATTGACGCTGGTATCATGTAACGACTTCCTGGATAAGTCGCCCAAATATGCCGTTGATCCTGAAACAACCGTGACCGATGATGTGGCCGTGGCACTGACAAACGCTTGCTACAAGGCGCTTCAGTCTTCCAATCTCTACAATCAGCGTATGTGGTCGCTGGATATCGTTGCGGGTAACAGTCTGGTAGGTGCAGGTGGTGGTACGGATGGTCTGGAAACCATACAGGCATCCAACTTTATCACGCAGAGCGATAATGGGATGGCTCTGTATATGTGGCGTTCTCCGTGGGTAGGCATCGGGCAGTGCAACATTGTACTGACCAGTCTTCCGCAGGCCGAAGCCGTATCGGAAAGCATAAAGAACCGTTGTATGGGTGAAGCATATTTCCTTCGTGCCCATTACTATTATATCTTAGCCCGTTTGTATGGCGGTGTTCCTTTGCGTCTGGAACCTTATAATCCGGGTGGATCTACTGCAATAGCACGCACTACGTTGGATCAGACTTATGAGCAGATCATTTCGGACTGTAAGAATGCAGTCGATTTGCTTCCGGCGAAAGCGGAATATAATGAAGAAGAAAAAGGACGTGCCTGTAAGGATGCTGCCCTTGCCATGCTGGCGGATATCTACCTGACACTGGCTCCCAACCATACGAGCTATTATGAAGACGTGGTGGAACTGTGCAATGAGATTACGAACCTGGGGTACGACCTTTCCATTTGCAAGTATGAAAATAACTTCGATGCTACCATCAATAACGGTCCTGAATCTCTGTTTGAGGTTCAGTATTCCGGAAGTACGGAATATGATTTCTGGGGAACGGACGGTCAGTCTTCTTGGCTTTCCACTTTCATGGGGCCTCGTAACTCGGACTTTGTTGCAGGCAGCTACGGCTGGAATCAGCCTACGGAGGAATTTGTGAGCCAGTATGAAGAAGGTGATAAACGGAAGGATCTGACGATTCTTTATGCAGGTTGTCCGGACTTCGACGGGAAGACTTACAAGAGTTCTTATTCCAATACCGGATATAATGTCCGCAAATTCCTGGTTTCCAAGACTATTTCACCGGAATACAATACGAATCCCAATAACTTTGTTGTGTACCGCTACGCGGATGTCTTGCTAAAGAAAGCGGAAGCGCTGAATGAAATGGGACAACCCGGGCAGGCTGCCGCTTCCTTGAATATCGTTCGCAAACGTGCCGGATTGCCTGAAGTTTCGGGCCTGTCGCAGGAGGCGATGCGTGAGAAGATTATTCACGAGCGTCGCATGGAACTGGCTTTCGAAGGACATCGCTGGTTCGATATGATCCGCATCAATAATGGAGAGTATGCCATTCGCTTCCTGCAATCCATTGGGAAGAACAGTGTGAACAAGAATCGCCTGTTGTTCCCCATTCCGCAGACGGAAATGGATGCGAATATACTGATGACACAGAATCCGGGTTATTAA
- a CDS encoding SusF/SusE family outer membrane protein: protein MKRYISHLVFALLGCMVLSACVDNDYMELDKGHNELALSTSNTEVVLNEQAHGDDALELSWTTGTNYGTGNKISYTLELAKAGSNFTAPYVALEDVVQEYTWKKSVEELNNILREYFGAEATENISLEARLTAKVTDREETQVATTSFSVTAYKPLTSTLYLIGDATPGGWSADDATEMTRKDNGIFTWTGKMTAGSFKFITTLGSFLPSYNKGTDGKLVLRTSADQPDEPFTIEEEFNYVVEANLFTGVVTLTQTENLRPAYDQLYFVGGMNDWGFVPMKKDVLDPFLFRYARLFDAGQGGEFKFGTSEGSWENMYKAKNADAAYTDTEMVFVKGFDPDNKWVLKDVECGKAYKICVDIRAGKERMMMSEFVPYEMIYMVGDATPAGWSIGDATPMQATDSPYVFTWQGVLNVGELKLTCDKKEDWNGAWFMPTVADRQPSGETEPMLFLDKASDAFKAQYPDVMIGGIDQKWKITTAGSYKITLNQLEETISIVKQ from the coding sequence ATGAAAAGATATATCTCACATCTAGTATTTGCATTGCTGGGTTGCATGGTATTGTCTGCATGCGTGGACAATGACTATATGGAACTGGACAAGGGGCACAATGAGCTGGCGCTTTCCACCAGCAACACGGAAGTCGTTTTGAACGAACAGGCGCATGGCGATGATGCCCTGGAACTTTCTTGGACAACGGGCACGAATTATGGTACGGGAAATAAGATTTCCTATACACTGGAACTAGCCAAGGCGGGCAGTAATTTTACCGCTCCTTATGTGGCTTTGGAGGATGTCGTGCAGGAATATACCTGGAAGAAGAGCGTGGAGGAATTGAATAACATCCTTCGTGAATATTTCGGTGCGGAAGCTACTGAAAACATCTCTCTGGAAGCACGCTTAACAGCCAAAGTAACGGATCGGGAAGAGACGCAGGTAGCCACCACCTCTTTTAGTGTCACTGCCTACAAACCGTTGACTTCCACTCTTTACCTGATAGGGGATGCCACTCCCGGCGGTTGGAGTGCGGATGATGCAACGGAAATGACCCGGAAAGACAATGGTATCTTTACATGGACGGGAAAAATGACTGCGGGTTCCTTCAAGTTTATCACTACGCTGGGTTCTTTCTTGCCGTCATACAACAAAGGAACTGACGGAAAGCTGGTGCTTCGTACCAGTGCTGATCAGCCGGACGAACCGTTTACGATTGAAGAAGAGTTCAACTATGTTGTTGAAGCGAATCTGTTTACTGGTGTTGTTACCCTGACTCAGACCGAGAACCTCAGACCGGCTTACGATCAACTTTATTTCGTAGGAGGTATGAACGACTGGGGATTTGTGCCGATGAAAAAGGATGTGCTCGATCCGTTCCTGTTCCGCTATGCCCGTTTGTTCGATGCTGGTCAGGGTGGGGAATTTAAGTTCGGAACTTCGGAAGGAAGCTGGGAGAATATGTATAAGGCAAAGAATGCCGATGCCGCTTACACCGATACGGAAATGGTATTTGTGAAAGGGTTCGATCCTGACAATAAATGGGTGCTGAAAGATGTCGAATGTGGTAAGGCTTATAAGATATGTGTCGATATCCGTGCAGGGAAAGAGCGTATGATGATGAGCGAATTTGTTCCTTATGAGATGATTTATATGGTAGGGGATGCTACGCCTGCGGGATGGAGCATTGGAGATGCCACACCGATGCAGGCCACAGATAGTCCGTATGTATTTACCTGGCAAGGTGTACTGAATGTGGGTGAGTTGAAGCTGACCTGTGATAAGAAAGAGGACTGGAACGGTGCCTGGTTTATGCCGACCGTAGCCGACCGGCAGCCTTCGGGCGAGACGGAACCAATGCTGTTCCTGGATAAGGCCAGTGATGCTTTCAAAGCTCAATATCCGGATGTAATGATTGGAGGCATCGACCAGAAATGGAAGATCACGACGGCAGGTTCTTATAAGATTACCCTGAATCAACTGGAAGAGACGATTTCGATAGTGAAACAGTGA